From one Malus sylvestris chromosome 1, drMalSylv7.2, whole genome shotgun sequence genomic stretch:
- the LOC126621215 gene encoding dof zinc finger protein DOF2.5-like isoform X1, whose product MDTAQWLQGSGEPEKPMEDHDMGSNGCTRSVLEKRARPQEQLNCPRCNSTNTKFCYYNNYSLTQPRYFCKTCRRYWTEGGTLRNVPVGGGSRKNKKSTSSSVSSKITIPDLNPPTTLSHFSSSHQNPRVTHEGQDLNLGFNAIDAHYHGTTMENNNSTNSSSAPNLSAMELLRTGIASRGVNSYIPTQNMPDHHSNTLYPPSSAGFSLQEYKPTNLGFCVDGLGNRYGGDDHGTVNGGRILFPFGDHHLKQISSTAGHHEVLDHHQNKGQGNPTGYWNGLLGGGSW is encoded by the exons ATGGATACTGCTCAATGGCTGCAG GGAAGTGGAGAACCGGAGAAGCCCATGGAAGATCATGATATGGGATCCAATGGATGCACAAGGTCAGTGTTGGAGAAAAGGGCAAGACCTCAAGAGCAATTGAATTGTCCAAGGTGCAATTCAACCAACACCAAGTTTTGTTACTACAACAACTACAGCCTCACTCAACCAAGGTACTTTTGCAAGACATGCAGAAGGTATTGGACTGAAGGTGGAACTCTCAGAAATGTCCCAGTTGGAGGAGGTTcaaggaagaacaagaaatccACATCCTCATCGGTATCGTCAAAGATTACTATTCCTGATCTTAACCCACCAACAACTCTTTCACACTTTTCATCATCTCACCAAAACCCTAGGGTTACCCATGAAGGCCAAGATCTTAACCTAGGTTTTAATGCTATAGATGCACATTACCATGGTACTACAATGGAAAACAACAATAGTACTAATTCCTCATCAGCTCCTAATCTTTCAGCTATGGAGCTTCTTAGGACTGGCATTGCTTCTAGAGGTGTGAATTCATACATACCAACCCAGAATATGCCTGATCATCATTCAAACACACTCTATCCACCATCATCAGCTGGGTTCTCACTACAAGAATACAAACCAACAAACCTTGGTTTTTGTGTTGATGGGCTTGGAAATAGGTATGGGGGGGATGATCATGGGACTGTTAATGGTGGAAGGATCTTGTTTCCATTTGGGGATCATCATTTGAAACAGATTTCAAGCACTGCAGGTCATCATGAAGTACTTGATCATCATCAGAACAAGGGGCAAGGGAATCCAACTGGGTATTGGAATGGTTTATTAGGTGGAGGCTCATGGTGA
- the LOC126621215 gene encoding dof zinc finger protein DOF2.5-like isoform X2 yields MEDHDMGSNGCTRSVLEKRARPQEQLNCPRCNSTNTKFCYYNNYSLTQPRYFCKTCRRYWTEGGTLRNVPVGGGSRKNKKSTSSSVSSKITIPDLNPPTTLSHFSSSHQNPRVTHEGQDLNLGFNAIDAHYHGTTMENNNSTNSSSAPNLSAMELLRTGIASRGVNSYIPTQNMPDHHSNTLYPPSSAGFSLQEYKPTNLGFCVDGLGNRYGGDDHGTVNGGRILFPFGDHHLKQISSTAGHHEVLDHHQNKGQGNPTGYWNGLLGGGSW; encoded by the coding sequence ATGGAAGATCATGATATGGGATCCAATGGATGCACAAGGTCAGTGTTGGAGAAAAGGGCAAGACCTCAAGAGCAATTGAATTGTCCAAGGTGCAATTCAACCAACACCAAGTTTTGTTACTACAACAACTACAGCCTCACTCAACCAAGGTACTTTTGCAAGACATGCAGAAGGTATTGGACTGAAGGTGGAACTCTCAGAAATGTCCCAGTTGGAGGAGGTTcaaggaagaacaagaaatccACATCCTCATCGGTATCGTCAAAGATTACTATTCCTGATCTTAACCCACCAACAACTCTTTCACACTTTTCATCATCTCACCAAAACCCTAGGGTTACCCATGAAGGCCAAGATCTTAACCTAGGTTTTAATGCTATAGATGCACATTACCATGGTACTACAATGGAAAACAACAATAGTACTAATTCCTCATCAGCTCCTAATCTTTCAGCTATGGAGCTTCTTAGGACTGGCATTGCTTCTAGAGGTGTGAATTCATACATACCAACCCAGAATATGCCTGATCATCATTCAAACACACTCTATCCACCATCATCAGCTGGGTTCTCACTACAAGAATACAAACCAACAAACCTTGGTTTTTGTGTTGATGGGCTTGGAAATAGGTATGGGGGGGATGATCATGGGACTGTTAATGGTGGAAGGATCTTGTTTCCATTTGGGGATCATCATTTGAAACAGATTTCAAGCACTGCAGGTCATCATGAAGTACTTGATCATCATCAGAACAAGGGGCAAGGGAATCCAACTGGGTATTGGAATGGTTTATTAGGTGGAGGCTCATGGTGA